In the genome of Desulfuromonas sp. DDH964, one region contains:
- a CDS encoding metallophosphoesterase: protein MLGFVLVFLTIYTGMHLLVFWGIHPLLAGHPLLPTLNWIWMGLMILAPLLVRLLERGGQELAARGLAWVGYSWMGFLFIAFSLCVLLAGWELFCWLLGRAWPLVAQLSLHGGLSAGLIVATTLAAGLYGLYEAAHLRVERVTLTSAKLPAGSQGIRIVQLSDLHLGLIHREETLAPIIAQLQQLRPDLLVASGDVVDAQINHLEELTALWQQVNPPLGKFAVTGNHEVYAGMEQALEFLAASGFQVLRNTTAAVTEYLTLVGVDDPAAGPPAAEASLLAQLPGTRFIILLKHRPALDPAARGRFDLQLSGHAHRGQIFPFNYLTGLEYPLQDGLYPLAEGGHLYTSRGTGTWGPPMRILSPPELTVFDIVPEPTGTTDPAK, encoded by the coding sequence ATGCTCGGGTTCGTCCTGGTTTTTCTCACCATCTACACCGGCATGCACCTGCTCGTCTTCTGGGGGATCCACCCGCTGCTCGCCGGCCACCCGCTGCTGCCGACCCTCAACTGGATCTGGATGGGGCTGATGATCCTGGCGCCGCTGCTGGTGCGGCTCCTCGAACGGGGCGGGCAGGAGCTGGCGGCGCGGGGGCTGGCCTGGGTCGGCTACAGCTGGATGGGCTTTCTTTTCATTGCCTTCAGCCTCTGCGTACTGCTCGCCGGCTGGGAGCTCTTCTGCTGGCTGCTCGGCCGGGCCTGGCCGCTGGTGGCGCAACTCTCCCTCCACGGCGGCCTGAGTGCCGGGCTGATCGTCGCTACCACCCTGGCGGCCGGCCTCTATGGCCTCTACGAGGCGGCCCATCTGCGGGTCGAGCGGGTCACCCTGACCAGCGCCAAACTGCCGGCGGGAAGCCAAGGGATTCGCATCGTCCAGCTCTCGGATCTGCACCTCGGGCTGATTCACCGCGAAGAGACCCTGGCGCCGATCATCGCCCAATTACAGCAGCTGCGGCCCGATCTGCTGGTTGCCAGCGGCGATGTCGTCGACGCCCAGATCAATCACCTCGAGGAGTTGACTGCGCTCTGGCAGCAGGTGAATCCGCCGCTGGGGAAGTTCGCCGTCACCGGCAACCACGAGGTCTATGCCGGAATGGAACAGGCCCTCGAATTCCTCGCCGCCAGCGGCTTCCAGGTGTTGCGTAACACTACGGCAGCGGTGACCGAATACCTGACCTTGGTCGGAGTCGATGACCCGGCGGCCGGCCCGCCCGCGGCGGAAGCCTCCCTGCTGGCGCAGCTGCCGGGCACCCGCTTCATTATTCTGCTCAAGCACCGCCCCGCCCTCGACCCGGCGGCGCGGGGGCGCTTCGACCTGCAGCTCTCCGGCCACGCCCACCGCGGCCAGATCTTTCCCTTCAACTACCTCACCGGCCTCGAGTATCCGCTGCAGGACGGCCTCTATCCACTGGCGGAAGGCGGGCACCTCTACACCAGCCGCGGCACCGGCACCTGGGGGCCGCCGATGCGCATCCTCTCGCCTCCCGAGCTGACGGTTTTCGATATCGTACCGGAGCCAACCGGAACAACCGATCCGGCAAAGTGA
- a CDS encoding DUF2461 family protein produces MGSHFPGFSPRAFAYFADLAANNNKAWFEAHRADYQALLLEPLQELVAALPVVVGNGVKIDSPTDVRLKGAEALTCFRA; encoded by the coding sequence ATGGGCAGCCACTTCCCGGGGTTCTCGCCCCGGGCCTTCGCCTACTTCGCCGATCTGGCGGCAAACAACAACAAGGCCTGGTTCGAGGCGCACCGCGCCGACTACCAGGCCCTCCTCCTGGAACCGCTCCAGGAGCTGGTCGCCGCTTTACCGGTTGTTGTGGGGAATGGGGTGAAAATCGACAGTCCAACCGACGTGCGGTTAAAAGGCGCGGAGGCTTTGACTTGTTTTCGAGCTTAG
- a CDS encoding type I restriction-modification system subunit M encodes MTDSQKKQLEQQLWNVANQLRGKMHADEFRDYCLGFIFFKYLSELMHHHANRILREDGVDYLEIDETSEAGREMLAAVQEDAVEELGYFIKPSQLFESLAKRGEDPDQFILDHLTSVLRSIERSTMGTESEDDFERLFEDLDLTSSKLGRTETAKNTLIAKVLTHLNKIDFHLDDADGDVLGDAYEYLIGQFASGAGKKAGEFYTPAAVSSILAKIVTTGKDRLKSVYDPTCGSGSLLLRVAREVESVGDYYGQEMNRTTYNLCRMNMILHGVHYRNFDIKQEDTLEHPQHQDRRFDAVVANPPFSAKWSANPLHLSDDRFSQYGRLAPASKADFAFVQHMLYQLDDGGTMAVILPHGVLFRGAAEGHIRKYLIKERNWLDAVIGLPANIFYGTGIPTCILVFKKCREHPKDILFVDASTCFEKGKNQNVLRPQDIDKIVSTWRNRRVEEKFSHRATLEEIAENDYNLNIPRYVDTFEEEEPVDLAAVAAELKSVEAQMGDLDEAIRGFCAELGIEAPV; translated from the coding sequence ATGACCGACAGCCAAAAAAAACAACTCGAACAGCAACTCTGGAATGTCGCCAATCAACTGCGCGGCAAGATGCACGCCGACGAATTCCGCGACTACTGCCTGGGATTCATCTTCTTCAAGTACCTCTCCGAGCTGATGCACCACCACGCCAACCGGATTCTGCGCGAGGACGGCGTCGATTATCTGGAGATCGACGAGACTTCCGAGGCCGGCCGGGAAATGCTAGCTGCCGTCCAGGAAGATGCCGTCGAGGAGTTGGGGTACTTCATCAAACCGAGTCAGCTGTTCGAATCTCTCGCCAAGCGCGGGGAGGACCCCGACCAATTCATTCTGGACCATCTGACCAGCGTGCTACGCAGCATCGAACGCTCCACCATGGGTACGGAGAGCGAGGACGATTTCGAGCGCCTGTTCGAGGACCTCGACCTCACCTCCAGCAAGCTGGGGCGCACCGAAACCGCGAAAAACACCCTGATCGCCAAGGTCCTCACCCACCTGAACAAGATCGACTTCCACCTCGATGACGCCGACGGCGATGTCCTCGGCGACGCCTACGAATACCTGATCGGCCAGTTCGCCAGCGGTGCAGGGAAGAAGGCGGGCGAGTTCTACACTCCGGCCGCCGTCTCCTCCATCCTGGCCAAGATCGTCACCACTGGCAAGGACCGGCTCAAGTCGGTGTACGATCCGACCTGCGGCTCGGGCTCGCTGCTGTTGCGGGTGGCGCGGGAGGTGGAATCGGTCGGCGACTATTACGGGCAGGAGATGAACCGCACCACCTATAACCTGTGCCGCATGAACATGATCCTGCACGGTGTCCACTACCGCAATTTCGATATCAAACAGGAAGATACCCTGGAGCATCCCCAGCACCAGGATAGGCGCTTCGACGCCGTGGTTGCCAATCCTCCCTTCTCAGCAAAGTGGAGCGCCAATCCCCTGCACCTCAGCGACGACCGCTTCAGCCAGTACGGCCGCCTCGCCCCGGCCTCCAAGGCCGATTTCGCCTTCGTCCAGCACATGCTCTACCAGCTCGACGACGGCGGCACCATGGCGGTGATCCTCCCCCACGGCGTACTGTTCCGCGGCGCGGCAGAAGGACACATTCGCAAATACCTGATCAAGGAGCGCAACTGGCTCGACGCCGTCATCGGCCTGCCGGCCAACATCTTCTACGGCACCGGCATCCCGACCTGCATCCTGGTCTTCAAGAAGTGCCGGGAGCATCCCAAGGATATCCTCTTCGTCGACGCCAGCACCTGCTTCGAAAAGGGGAAGAACCAGAACGTTTTGCGACCGCAGGACATCGACAAAATCGTCTCCACCTGGCGCAACCGCCGGGTGGAAGAGAAGTTCAGCCACCGCGCCACCCTGGAGGAGATCGCCGAGAACGACTACAACCTCAACATCCCCCGCTACGTGGACACCTTCGAGGAGGAAGAGCCGGTCGATCTGGCGGCGGTGGCGGCGGAGCTGAAGAGCGTGGAAGCGCAGATGGGCGATCTGGACGAGGCGATTCGCGGCTTTTGCGCGGAGTTGGGGATCGAGGCGCCGGTGTGA
- a CDS encoding restriction endonuclease subunit S — MGVVKTKNVPVLRFSEFSDPWMMDRIDNFVKRVSNPVTVEPNTFYREIGVRSHGKGIFHKEPVTGKSLGNKRVFWVHPKAFVVNIVFGWEQAVALTTATEEGFIASHRFPMFVPIGKKSDLDFLLLFFLRKRGKYLLELASPGGAGRNKTLGQSEFAQLEVTLPALAEQKKIAAFLAVVEKKLDALRRQGEQLHAYKRGVMQKIFSQELRFNADDGSGFPDWEEHEFEQIVFRVADKIDINKSDVLLPCIELDSLESGTGRLLTSYDCSTQVSIKGKFKAGDVLFGKLRPYLRKYHQPSFQGACSSEIWVLRGTGITQKFLYYLVQTNRFDGGVNQFV; from the coding sequence ATGGGTGTGGTGAAGACGAAAAATGTGCCGGTGTTGCGATTCTCGGAGTTCTCCGATCCGTGGATGATGGACAGGATTGACAATTTTGTGAAGCGGGTCAGTAACCCAGTTACCGTTGAACCGAACACCTTCTATCGGGAAATCGGCGTTCGCTCCCATGGTAAGGGAATTTTTCATAAGGAACCGGTCACCGGGAAAAGCCTGGGCAACAAGCGGGTTTTCTGGGTCCACCCCAAAGCGTTTGTCGTCAACATCGTGTTCGGTTGGGAACAGGCGGTTGCGCTGACCACTGCTACCGAAGAGGGGTTCATTGCTTCTCACCGCTTTCCGATGTTTGTTCCGATTGGAAAAAAATCCGACTTGGATTTTCTGTTGTTATTCTTCCTTCGAAAGCGAGGCAAGTATCTGCTTGAGTTGGCTTCACCTGGAGGAGCGGGACGCAATAAGACGCTAGGTCAGAGCGAATTCGCACAGCTTGAAGTGACGCTACCGGCACTGGCAGAGCAGAAGAAGATTGCCGCGTTTCTTGCCGTCGTGGAAAAGAAGCTTGATGCACTGCGCCGTCAGGGCGAGCAATTGCATGCCTACAAACGCGGTGTGATGCAGAAAATCTTCTCGCAGGAACTCCGATTTAATGCGGATGATGGGTCGGGGTTCCCGGATTGGGAGGAGCATGAGTTTGAGCAAATAGTATTTCGGGTGGCCGACAAAATTGACATAAACAAATCGGATGTTCTACTTCCGTGCATTGAGTTGGACAGCCTGGAGTCAGGGACTGGCAGGCTTTTGACATCCTATGATTGCTCTACCCAGGTGAGTATTAAAGGAAAATTCAAGGCTGGAGATGTCCTTTTTGGAAAGCTGAGACCATATTTGAGGAAATATCATCAACCCTCATTTCAAGGCGCTTGCTCTTCTGAAATATGGGTCTTGAGAGGAACCGGCATTACGCAAAAATTTCTTTATTACCTTGTTCAAACAAATCGATTTGATGGCGGTGTAAATCAGTTTGTGTAA
- a CDS encoding IS256 family transposase, whose amino-acid sequence MAIEKDLLDRLLADYKKPEDLIGETGLLKQLTKALLERALEAELTQHLGHEKHAPVATKGGNARNGKSAKTIKGEFGKLPIEVPRDRDSSFEPLIIPKGQTRFAGFDGKIISLYARGMTTREIQGHLEEIYGVEVSPALISSVTDAVADEVKIWQNRPLDALYPIVYMDAVRVKVRDNGHVSNKAVYLALGVTLDGIKEVLGMWVAENEGAKFWLQVVTELKNRGVEDIFIACVDGLKGFPEAIEAVFPRTQVQLCLVHMVRHSLRYVSWKQRKEVAADLKSIYQAATAEQAEMNLTEFEAKWDKTHPSIGQSWRRNWERITPFFAYPAEIRKVIYTTNAIESLNMSLRKVTKNRGSFPNDAAMFKLLYLALNNIAKKWTLPIRDWKAALNQFSILFEGRLPVY is encoded by the coding sequence ATGGCCATCGAAAAAGATCTGCTGGACCGTCTGCTTGCCGACTACAAGAAGCCCGAAGACCTGATCGGCGAAACCGGCTTGCTTAAACAGCTCACCAAGGCCCTTCTGGAACGAGCTTTGGAAGCGGAATTGACCCAACACCTGGGGCACGAGAAGCATGCTCCCGTGGCCACGAAAGGCGGCAATGCCCGCAATGGCAAGTCGGCCAAAACCATCAAGGGCGAATTCGGCAAACTGCCGATCGAGGTTCCGCGTGACCGGGACAGCAGCTTCGAGCCGCTCATCATTCCCAAGGGCCAGACCCGCTTCGCCGGCTTCGACGGCAAGATCATCTCCCTCTACGCCCGGGGGATGACGACCCGGGAGATCCAGGGGCATCTGGAAGAGATTTATGGCGTCGAGGTCTCTCCCGCCCTCATTTCCAGCGTGACCGATGCCGTCGCGGACGAGGTCAAGATCTGGCAGAACCGACCGCTCGACGCCCTCTATCCCATCGTCTATATGGACGCGGTCCGGGTCAAGGTGCGAGACAACGGCCACGTCAGCAATAAAGCGGTCTACCTGGCCCTGGGCGTCACCCTGGACGGCATCAAGGAGGTCCTGGGCATGTGGGTGGCCGAGAACGAGGGCGCCAAGTTCTGGCTACAGGTGGTGACCGAGTTGAAAAACCGGGGTGTCGAAGACATCTTCATCGCCTGCGTGGACGGGCTCAAAGGTTTCCCCGAGGCCATCGAAGCAGTCTTTCCTCGCACCCAGGTCCAGCTCTGCCTCGTTCACATGGTGCGCCATTCTCTCCGCTACGTCTCCTGGAAACAGCGCAAGGAAGTGGCGGCCGATCTGAAGTCCATTTACCAGGCCGCGACGGCCGAGCAGGCCGAAATGAACCTGACGGAGTTCGAAGCGAAGTGGGATAAAACCCACCCCTCCATCGGCCAGTCCTGGCGGCGCAACTGGGAGAGAATCACCCCTTTTTTCGCCTACCCGGCGGAGATTCGCAAGGTGATCTACACCACCAATGCGATCGAATCGCTGAACATGTCGCTGCGCAAGGTCACCAAGAACCGGGGCTCATTCCCCAACGACGCAGCCATGTTCAAACTGCTCTACCTGGCGCTGAACAATATCGCCAAGAAATGGACCCTGCCGATTCGGGACTGGAAGGCCGCCCTCAACCAGTTCTCTATCTTGTTCGAAGGCAGGTTGCCGGTTTACTGA
- a CDS encoding restriction endonuclease subunit S has translation MPRADWDFIGRTPFVVPKSEIEQQKIAYFLSAIDAKIDAVSTQIEKMETFKKGILQQMFV, from the coding sequence ATGCCCCGCGCGGATTGGGATTTTATAGGAAGGACTCCGTTTGTCGTTCCGAAATCCGAGATCGAGCAACAAAAAATCGCCTACTTCCTCTCCGCCATCGACGCCAAAATCGACGCCGTTTCCACGCAGATCGAAAAGATGGAAACCTTCAAAAAAGGCATCCTGCAACAGATGTTCGTATAG
- a CDS encoding endonuclease domain-containing protein: MRNYSRNLKPPSRQLRKTMTDAEQLLWSHLRRKQLHGVQFYRQKPLGPYIVDFFAPAAGLVVEVDGSQHLEPGHLQRDRQRDRCLAEEGLLVLRFDNREVLLETDAVLERIGEEILRKRKSPPAPLS, from the coding sequence TTGCGCAACTACAGCCGAAACCTGAAACCGCCGTCCCGCCAGTTGCGCAAAACCATGACCGACGCGGAACAGCTGCTCTGGTCCCATCTGCGCCGGAAGCAGTTGCACGGGGTCCAGTTCTATCGGCAGAAACCGCTCGGCCCGTACATTGTCGATTTTTTCGCCCCAGCCGCCGGGTTGGTCGTCGAGGTCGACGGCAGCCAGCACCTGGAACCCGGCCATCTCCAACGCGACCGGCAGCGCGATCGTTGCCTTGCTGAAGAGGGATTGCTGGTGCTGCGCTTCGACAACCGGGAAGTGCTGCTGGAAACCGATGCCGTCCTGGAGCGGATCGGCGAGGAGATCTTGCGCAAGAGGAAATCCCCCCCAGCCCCCCTTTCATAA
- a CDS encoding nucleotidyltransferase substrate binding protein: MTEDIRWMQRFDNFQRSMKQLDKAMALMAERDLSELERQGVIQAFEYNYELAWNVLKDFYEYQGELGIHGSRDAIRVAFNRGLIADGKVWMDMIKSRALTVHTYNEDVTEAILEDIVNRYYPAFVALRESLRRYQEEHG, encoded by the coding sequence ATGACCGAAGACATCCGCTGGATGCAGCGCTTCGACAACTTCCAACGCTCCATGAAACAGCTGGACAAGGCCATGGCCCTGATGGCGGAACGGGACCTGTCGGAACTGGAGCGCCAGGGGGTAATCCAGGCCTTCGAGTACAATTACGAATTGGCCTGGAACGTCCTGAAGGATTTTTACGAATACCAGGGGGAGCTGGGAATTCATGGAAGCCGCGACGCCATCCGGGTGGCCTTCAATCGCGGGCTGATCGCCGACGGCAAGGTCTGGATGGACATGATCAAGAGCCGGGCGCTTACCGTGCATACCTACAATGAGGACGTTACGGAAGCAATCCTGGAAGACATCGTCAACCGCTACTACCCCGCTTTCGTCGCCCTGCGCGAGAGCTTGCGCCGTTACCAGGAAGAACATGGCTGA
- a CDS encoding type I restriction endonuclease subunit R, EcoR124 family, whose product MAEQFGLPAEVIEKIRAALARFEPIRLATLYGSRAKGTYKPGSDIDLTLTTTGELENSFLNRVAIALDDLDLPYSFDISLLAQIDNPNLLDHIRRVGTEFFNAESYAAELRRRDEARRYAEQAYQSEAQLEQSLIRRLGGLGYDFVSIGNSAELRANLKRQLEKHNEVLLTDAEFAKVLNHLDKGNVFERAKILRDRMQLTRDDGSSLYLQFLNTEHWCQNQYQVTNQITLAGSYKNRYDVTLLINGLPLVQIELKRRGMELKEAFNQVNRYHRHSFWAENGLFQYVQLFVISNGVNTKYYANNRNQDFKQTFYWADKDNNPITQLDAFADRFLEKCALSKVICKYIVLHESDKVLMVLRPYQYHAVEAIVERVKHGRKNGYIWHTTGSGKTLTSFKAAQVLTALPKVQKVIFVVDRADLDYQTTREFNYFREGSVDATSNTRALVKQLEGDNKLIVTTIQKLNNAISRKRFLPRIEALRNERIVFIFDECHRSQFGQTHKNITGYFGKAQLFGFTGTPIFAENAVGNQHGKRTTKDLFEECLHRYVITNAISDENVLRFSVEYWGKLKRKDGTLVDEQVSSIDTKAFFEAPQRIEKVVDWVIANHNRKTHNRNFSAILCVSSVDALIAYYETFKRKREKKEHDLRVVTVFTYAANEDDVDADGLIGDPNLDLGTDTPVNKHSRDKLEEFIGDYNRQYQTSFSAKDSKSFYNYYKDVARRLKERDKKSFLEKDRVDILLVVNMYLTGFDVKKLNTLYVDKNLRYHGLIQAYSRTNRTLGELKSQGNIVCFRNLKKNTDEAIALFSNPEAKEIIFIEPYERHVELFNEGVIKLMVLASTPDAVSELISEKDQLAFVRAFRQLMRLLNILKSFTEFNFADLDMDAQTFEDYKSKYLDIYDRMRSLKEEAGASIIEEVDFELELIQRDEINVAYILELLAAIQQQERSANARERKKAQQQREAVFDLLKKETQLRSKRELIEKFINDYMPDISEEQNLKEVFNAFWAEEKKVAINHLCATEGMAPTAVYQMLDSYQFTGKEPLRETVFASLDNKPKLLERKPIFERIVEKLLSIVRTFEDNVGDL is encoded by the coding sequence ATGGCTGAGCAATTCGGTCTGCCCGCGGAGGTCATCGAAAAAATCCGCGCTGCCCTTGCGCGGTTCGAACCGATCCGGCTGGCCACCCTTTACGGTTCGCGCGCCAAGGGGACTTACAAACCCGGCTCGGACATCGACCTGACCCTGACCACGACCGGGGAGTTGGAAAATTCCTTCCTGAACCGGGTCGCCATCGCCCTGGACGATCTCGACCTGCCCTACTCCTTCGACATCTCCCTTCTCGCCCAGATCGACAACCCCAATTTGCTCGACCATATTCGGCGCGTCGGCACCGAGTTCTTCAACGCGGAAAGCTACGCCGCCGAACTGCGGCGCCGCGACGAGGCGAGGCGCTACGCCGAGCAGGCCTACCAGTCCGAAGCCCAGTTAGAGCAGAGCCTGATCCGCCGTCTGGGCGGGCTTGGCTATGACTTTGTCTCAATCGGTAATTCCGCAGAGCTACGCGCCAACCTGAAACGACAGCTGGAAAAGCATAACGAGGTGTTGTTGACCGATGCCGAGTTCGCCAAGGTTCTCAACCATCTGGACAAGGGAAACGTCTTCGAGCGGGCAAAGATCCTGCGCGATCGCATGCAGCTCACCCGAGACGACGGTTCATCCCTCTATCTGCAGTTCCTCAATACCGAGCACTGGTGCCAAAACCAATACCAGGTGACCAACCAGATCACCCTGGCGGGGAGCTACAAAAACCGCTACGACGTGACGCTATTAATCAACGGCCTGCCGCTGGTGCAGATTGAGCTCAAGCGCCGCGGCATGGAGCTGAAGGAGGCCTTCAACCAGGTCAACCGCTATCACCGCCATTCCTTTTGGGCGGAGAACGGACTGTTCCAGTACGTGCAGTTGTTCGTCATCTCCAACGGGGTGAACACCAAGTATTACGCCAACAACCGCAACCAGGACTTCAAGCAGACCTTCTACTGGGCGGATAAGGACAATAACCCGATCACCCAGTTGGACGCCTTTGCCGACCGGTTCCTGGAGAAGTGCGCACTCTCCAAGGTGATTTGCAAGTACATCGTTCTGCATGAGTCGGACAAGGTGCTGATGGTGCTGCGCCCCTACCAGTACCACGCCGTGGAGGCGATCGTCGAGCGGGTCAAGCACGGCCGCAAGAACGGCTACATCTGGCATACCACCGGCTCGGGCAAGACCCTCACCAGTTTCAAGGCCGCGCAAGTGTTGACCGCCCTGCCCAAGGTGCAAAAAGTTATCTTCGTCGTCGACCGCGCCGACCTCGATTACCAGACCACCCGCGAGTTCAACTACTTTCGCGAAGGAAGCGTCGACGCCACCAGCAATACCCGCGCCTTGGTAAAGCAGCTCGAAGGCGACAACAAACTGATTGTCACCACCATCCAGAAGCTGAACAACGCCATCTCCCGCAAGCGCTTCCTGCCGCGAATCGAAGCCCTGCGCAATGAGCGTATCGTCTTCATCTTCGACGAATGCCACCGCTCCCAGTTCGGCCAGACCCACAAGAACATCACCGGGTATTTCGGCAAAGCCCAGTTGTTCGGCTTTACCGGTACGCCGATCTTCGCCGAGAATGCCGTCGGCAATCAGCACGGCAAACGGACCACCAAGGATCTTTTCGAAGAGTGCCTGCACCGGTATGTCATCACCAACGCCATCAGCGACGAAAACGTGCTGCGCTTCTCGGTCGAGTATTGGGGCAAGTTGAAGCGCAAGGACGGCACGCTGGTGGATGAGCAGGTTTCGTCGATCGATACCAAGGCGTTTTTTGAAGCTCCGCAGCGGATCGAAAAGGTGGTCGACTGGGTCATCGCCAATCACAATCGCAAGACCCACAACCGAAATTTTTCGGCCATCCTCTGCGTCAGCAGCGTCGATGCCCTGATCGCCTATTATGAAACCTTCAAACGCAAGCGGGAGAAGAAGGAGCACGACTTGCGGGTGGTGACGGTTTTCACCTATGCCGCCAACGAGGACGATGTCGACGCCGATGGCCTTATCGGTGACCCCAACCTCGACCTCGGCACTGATACCCCGGTCAACAAACACAGTCGCGACAAATTGGAAGAGTTCATTGGCGACTACAACCGTCAATACCAGACCAGTTTTTCCGCCAAGGACAGTAAGAGTTTTTACAACTACTACAAGGATGTCGCCCGGCGCTTGAAGGAACGTGACAAGAAAAGTTTCCTGGAAAAAGATCGGGTCGACATCCTGTTAGTGGTGAACATGTATCTGACCGGTTTCGACGTGAAGAAGCTTAACACCCTCTACGTCGACAAAAACCTCAGGTACCATGGGTTGATTCAGGCCTATTCGCGCACCAATCGGACATTGGGAGAGTTGAAGTCCCAGGGGAACATCGTCTGCTTCCGCAACCTGAAGAAGAATACCGACGAAGCTATTGCCCTCTTCTCCAACCCGGAGGCGAAGGAGATCATTTTTATTGAGCCCTATGAGCGGCATGTCGAGCTGTTCAACGAGGGGGTGATCAAACTGATGGTGCTGGCGTCAACGCCGGACGCGGTCTCAGAACTGATCAGTGAAAAGGATCAGTTGGCCTTTGTCCGGGCCTTTCGGCAGTTGATGCGCCTGCTCAATATCCTGAAGTCTTTTACCGAGTTCAACTTTGCCGACCTCGACATGGATGCCCAGACGTTCGAGGATTACAAGAGCAAATATCTGGACATCTACGACCGGATGCGCAGCCTCAAGGAGGAGGCGGGGGCTTCCATCATTGAGGAGGTTGACTTCGAGCTGGAGCTGATCCAGCGCGACGAGATCAACGTGGCTTATATCCTCGAACTTCTCGCGGCAATCCAGCAGCAGGAGCGCAGCGCGAACGCCAGGGAACGCAAAAAGGCGCAGCAGCAGCGCGAGGCGGTTTTCGACCTACTGAAAAAGGAGACCCAGCTGCGCAGCAAGCGCGAGTTGATCGAGAAATTCATCAATGACTACATGCCCGACATTTCCGAGGAACAGAATCTCAAGGAGGTGTTCAACGCGTTCTGGGCGGAAGAAAAGAAGGTGGCGATTAACCACCTGTGTGCAACGGAAGGCATGGCCCCTACAGCCGTTTATCAGATGCTTGATAGCTATCAGTTCACTGGAAAAGAGCCTTTGCGCGAAACGGTCTTTGCCTCGCTGGATAACAAACCGAAGCTGCTGGAACGTAAACCGATTTTTGAGCGAATTGTAGAAAAACTTCTGTCCATTGTTAGAACCTTCGAGGACAATGTGGGAGATTTATAG
- a CDS encoding VOC family protein has protein sequence MNTNPVRCFEIYVEDLPRAREFYETVLATELKPLASPTPGLEFLAFPMAEGGYGAAGTLVKMVGGPCGGNSTLVYFGCEDCAVEAGRVEKAGGKVEQGKMSIGEYGFIALVRDSEGNMIGLHSMR, from the coding sequence ATGAATACCAATCCAGTTCGTTGTTTCGAAATCTACGTCGAGGATCTACCGCGTGCCAGGGAATTCTACGAAACGGTGCTGGCGACCGAACTGAAGCCGCTCGCCTCCCCCACCCCGGGGCTCGAATTCCTGGCTTTCCCCATGGCGGAGGGGGGCTACGGCGCCGCCGGTACCCTGGTGAAGATGGTGGGCGGCCCGTGCGGCGGCAACAGCACTCTGGTCTACTTCGGCTGCGAGGACTGCGCCGTGGAAGCGGGGCGGGTCGAAAAGGCCGGCGGCAAGGTCGAGCAGGGCAAGATGTCGATCGGCGAGTACGGTTTCATCGCCCTGGTGCGCGACAGCGAAGGGAACATGATCGGGCTGCATTCGATGCGGTGA
- a CDS encoding dihydrofolate reductase family protein has product MAELTVTTFVSLDGVMQAPGGSEEDTSGDFTHGGWVFPLADAVMGNWVVENISRAEAFLLGRTTYDIFAGYWPRFPDPNDPIAFQLNHRPKHVASRTRSTFAWNNSRHLPEVVSGVAELKRRCVGEIQVHGSAGLLQTLIAHDLVDEYRILTFPVLLGRGKRLFGGGTVPRSLQLVRTVTSSTGVLLGVYRPAGALQTGTFAID; this is encoded by the coding sequence ATGGCAGAACTGACCGTAACCACCTTCGTATCTCTCGACGGCGTCATGCAGGCCCCCGGCGGGTCCGAGGAGGACACCAGCGGCGATTTTACTCACGGCGGCTGGGTCTTCCCCCTGGCCGACGCGGTCATGGGGAACTGGGTCGTCGAAAACATCTCGCGCGCCGAGGCCTTTTTGCTCGGCCGCACCACCTACGACATCTTCGCCGGCTACTGGCCCCGCTTCCCCGATCCGAACGATCCGATCGCCTTCCAACTCAACCATCGGCCGAAGCATGTCGCCTCACGCACCCGCAGCACCTTCGCCTGGAACAACAGCCGGCATCTGCCGGAGGTGGTTTCAGGTGTCGCCGAACTCAAGCGTCGCTGTGTGGGTGAAATCCAGGTGCACGGCAGCGCCGGGCTGCTGCAGACCCTGATCGCGCACGATCTCGTCGACGAATACCGGATTCTGACCTTTCCGGTACTGCTCGGCCGCGGCAAGCGGCTCTTCGGCGGCGGTACGGTGCCACGCAGTCTGCAACTGGTGCGCACCGTCACCAGCAGTACGGGGGTGCTCCTCGGGGTTTACCGGCCGGCGGGGGCGCTCCAGACCGGAACGTTTGCGATCGACTGA